CGGGTCGATCGGTAGGTCCGGGTGGAGCACGACGTAGGCGATCTTGACGTTCGCTACGACGATCTCCCAGAGCAGATACGGTACGTACAGCGCGAACCTGACGAGTCGCTTGACCGACCGGACGGGCTCGACCGGTGCGGTGAGCGAAACCCCCCACAGCGCCACCGCCACGATCCCGGCGGTGATGGCGCCGGTGACGAGTTCGAACGTCGCCAGCGACCCCGCGAGGAGCAGATAGAAGAGATAGGAGACGCCGAACAGCGCGAGGAACTGCGCGACCGTCCCGCGCCTGACGAGCAGCGGGCTCCGCCGCTGGCGCTGGACCGGCGCTTCCGTCACGTCGAGACCGGCCCGACGAACCTCACTCTGGAGAGGGGGCAACAGCGGCGTCGTCCCGAGCGGATTGAACTCGGGGTCGAACACCGCACAGTCGAGGTCGAACTCGCGCGCGTATCGAGTCAGCACCTCGGCGTAGTCGCCCGGGCTGAACAGGTACTCGCGAGTGCCGACCAGCCCGGTCTCGACGGTCACCGCGTCGCTCTCCTCACCCAGGTCCTCCTCGGCCCAGACGGCCACTTTCTCGAGGAGGTCCCGCGCCTGCTCGGTCTCGGGGGACCCGTCGCCGACGCTCGACCGATCCGAGACCGGATAGACGAAGTGGACCGCAGCGGACTCGGCGCCGTCGTCGATGCGATCGAGCGCCTCCTGGAGCGCGTGCGCCACGGTGGACCGGAGGGTCGGGGACTCCGAGACCGGCACGAGAAAGCCGGCTCCAGTCACTGGGCTGGCCCCCTCGACTCACGGAGCGTCGTTCGGACGAAGGTGGGTGTCATCAATCGTTCGGTTGATTCTTAGCCGGAACTCGTTAAAGGATTTCTTTCTCCCCCGACTGTCTGGCGGTCTCTTCCGTTCTCGTCGCCGCATCGGACGGTCCGGCCGGTTCCTCGCGAGGGAACGCGAGATCGCCGCGCCCGGACACCGTTCGGCGTGGCGAGACGCCATTCATTATCAGTTTTGAGTTCGGTACAGCGTCCCCTGAATTTCCGAATTTGATAATACGGTGGTGACGCTTATGTGTCGCGGCGGGCGAGTCACAGACGACACGCACCGATCGTCGCCGGGTCCGTCGCGGCTGGCTCGGTCCGGTGGCGACTCGCCGGGGACAATCCCCACGCATCGGGCGTGACGATAACCAATGAATCTCAAACGACTACTCAACGACGACGACGCGGTGTCGCCGGTCATCGGGGTCATCCTGATGGTCGCTATCACGGTCATCCTCGCGGCCGTCATCGCGACGTTCGTCCTCGGACTCGGCGACCAGGTCAGTAACACCTCCCCGCAGGCCTCCTTTAGCTTCGAGTGGGAGGTCGATACCAACGACTACGGCAACCTCACGGTCACGCACGACGGTGGTGAAACGATCCAGGCGCAGAACCTCTACCTGCGTGGTTCCGAGGGGTCGAACGCTGCTCCCACCGCCGATCTCGATTCTTTGGGCGAGACCTGGGATAACGATGCGTACAGCGACGATGTCGGCCCGACTTCAGAGGTGCAGGCGGGGATGTCGATCCGGCTCGACGGGATCGGCTCGGACGGCGAGGTCAGCCTGGTCTGGCAGAGTACCACCGGCGATAGCTCAACCACGCTGAAGACGTGGACCGGTCCCGACGCCTGACGACTCACCGAGTTAGGAGCTGTTCCGAACTCGCCGGGTGACTTCTCCCGTCTTTTTCATATCTGATTTCGAAGGTAGGTATCGTATCTGAGAACGAACTGTCCCGGGACAGTCACTTCGGCGAGTCGCAATCGTCCCGACGGCTCCGAAACGCTCTTAGCATATGCCCATCGAATCACATATCGTCGACTGGGCGGGCTGATCGCCCCTCGCGAACACGGGTCCACATCATGAGCAACGAGACGAGACGGTTTCCGACGGGCGCGGACGGGGACGTGGAGCTGTCGAAAGGGGAGATATTCGACGTCCTACAGAACCAGCGCCGTCGGTACGTGCTGGAGTATCTCAAGCGCTACGACGAGCCGGTCGGGCTGAGCGACCTCGCAACGCAGGTCGCCGCCTGGGAGTACCAGACGCCGGTCGAAGAGGTGACCAACGACCAGAAGAAGCGCGTCTACACGACCCTCCAGCAGACCCATCTCTCCAAGATGGAGGAGGCCGGCATCGTCGAGTACGACACCGAGGACAACACGGTCGCGCGGACGCCCTACACCGAGGAACTGACGGTGTACTTGGAGATCGTCCCCGGCTCCGAGTTCCCCTGGCGGGAGTTCTACCTCTCGCTCGGGTCGATCAGCTGCGCCATCGTCGCCGCGCTGTGGACCGGTCTCTTCCCGCTCACGCTCCTGACGCCGCTCGAATGGGCGACCGTCATCGCCGCGACGTTCACCGTCTCCGCTGCCTATCACACCTACAGCGGCGCCGACATGCAACTCGGCGACGACGAGTACGTCCCAGACGAGTTCGAGCAGTAACGACACCGCGATCGGACGTCGAGCCGACACTACTCCGCGACCACAGTTTTGGGAGATATCTCGTCTATCGAGTTCTCTCCGCTGGAATTCTCCGTAGTGATAGCTGGACTGCGCCGACTCAAGACGGGTCTGAACTCGCGAAAACCCGTGAACGGTGAGCGGAATTAACTACCGAGACTGCCGGAGGTGACGATAGCATTCCCGGGGTTCGGCGGGCCTACGCCTGCCGATCGGGATGCAGGCACACACACATATGAAACTCAAGCAACTACTCGACGACGACGACGCGGTGTCGCCGGTCATCGGGGTCATCCTGATGGTCGCGATCACGGTGATCCTCGCGGCTGTCATCGCCTCGTTCGTCCTCGGACTGGGGAACCAAGCACAGCAGGGGGCACCGACGGCGACGATCGGCTTCGACTACGAGCAGATCGACGAGAACTCGGGTGGATCGAACTGGGGGGTTCTGAGCGTCACTCACGACGGCGGCGACTCCGTGAGTAGCAACGAACTGTACGTCCGGGGGAGCGGGTTCAATTCCAGTGGAGCGAACTACGACTCGGGCGCCCCATTCGAGGGGTCCGCCGCCGTGGGTGCGGAACTAGAGAACTACGTCGCCGACAACGGTGGCGGCCAGATCAACCACGTCGAAAGTGGCCCCTGGAACGGCACGGCAAGCGGTGACGACAGCGCCGTCGTCTCGGGGGACCGCGCCAACGTCTACGTGAGTTCGGACTACGAGATCAGCGTCGTCTACCAGGCCCAGGAGGGCGACACCTCCTCGACGCTCAACGAGCAGGACGGCCCCGACGCCTAGTTCGGCTCACTTCGGCCCGATTTTGCGGTTCCGATCCTCGCCAGCCGCGGCCGTCGGCTTTATGACAGTCGGGCGCAGTCATCCGCCAATGGATCGGGGTCGCGCGCTCGTCTACGCCACCGCCGCGGTCATCGTCGGCGTGACCGTCCTCAGCGGCCCCGCTATCGGCCTCGTCGACCTGACGACGCCGCGCTACGACATGTCGGGACTCGGCGAGGGCAACGCGACGGTCGACGAGGTCGAACTCCCGTCGTCGGTTGCGATCGACCGCGGCTATCAGTCACAGTCGTACTATCTCACCGTCCCCGACGCGCGGATCCACCTCGCCGCCATCGACGGCAAACCGACCGTGGCCTACGGCATCGACATCCCCGCGTTGGGGTACTCCCGCTCGACGACGCACTTCCTGAGCGACGGCGACACCGGCTGGGCCTCACTGTCGCTACGCGAGGACACGCTCGCCGACGACGCGGTCGACGCCGACCGGTATAACGGGACGCTCTCGCTCGTGTTGCGCGACAGCGGCGGGAAGACCCTCGTCGCGAACCGGACGGTCCCCGTGGAGGTGAGCGGATGAGCACCGGACGCGCCGAGTCGGTCGCCTCGGTCGACGTTCGCGAACGGGTGGCGACGGCTCGAACGGTGCTCGTCCGCGCCGTCGTCGGCGACCGCCTCGGGCTCGTCGTCTTCCTCGGAACCCTCCTCGCGGTCGGCGTCACCTGGCGGGTCGGCGTGTTCATCACCGACAACTACACGCTGGCGAACGCGCTGGTGGCGCTCGCCGACGGGAGTCTCGTCGTCGACGAGGCGGTGTACGGCTCTCTGGAAGCGCCGGGGATGAACGTCCACGATGGACGACTCTACGGCCGGAACTACGGTCAGGTCGCCGTCGCGGTCCCGCTGCTGTGGGGTCTGCGGGCAGTCACGGCGGTCGCCGATCTCGGGCTCGTCTTCGCGGCCGGGTGGTCGCTCCTCCTGCTGGCGTTCGCGGTCCAGGTCGGCCAGGTCACCGGTCGAGAATCGACCTGTGCGACGACGGGTGCCGTCCTCGCGCTCGCGTCGTTCGCGGCCAGCGCCGCGCTGGCGGAACCGATCCCCCCACGCCTGCTCCCGCTTGCGGCGCTCCAGCTCGGGACGGTCCTCGCCACCGCCCTCGTCGCGACGACCGTTTACCGACTGCTCGCTCGCATGCACGACCGACGGCTCGGCATCGCCGCGGCCGTCGCGTCGGTCCTCGCGACGCCGGTCGGCTTCTGGGCGGCGATCCCCAAGCGCCACGTCACCGTCACGGCGCTCCTCGTGGGCGTGGTCTACGCGTTCTACCGCAGTCGGTCGGTGGGCGAAAACACCGACGACCGCGACGCGCTGCTCTCGCCGACCGGCTTTCGCGCGCTGGCCTACGCCCTCGTCGGGCTGTACACCTGGGTCCACGCGGGCGAGGCGTTCGCCGTCTTCCTCGCGCTCGTCGCCGTCGACCTGCCGACGGCGCCGTCGAACGACCGACGGACCCTCGCCGTCGTCGGCACCGCCTTCGCCGCGTCGCTCGTCCCCTTCTTCGCGACCAACGCCGCTATCTCCGGCGACCCCGTCCGCCCGCCGCGGATGCTCTCGGAGTTCGCCGTCTCGACCGACGGCGGCGCGTTCGGTGAGGCGGGCAGTGGCGGGGGCGGTGGAACCGGTGGCGCCACGAGCGACGGGTCGCCACCGCTCCTACCGGCACCCGTTCGAACTATCGTCGCGACGGCAGCCGAGCGGTCCGGGCTCATCTTCGGCCCGTTCGTCGCCGGTGCGAAGGCCGTCGTCTCCGACCCGGAATCGTTGTACCGAACCTTCGTCCGCGCCGGCTACGACGGGTACATCGGCGCCCGCGACAACGACCAGGCGATCAACCTCTCGGTCCTCGAATCGGCGCCCGTCCTCGCGGGCGTCGCCGCGCTCGTCGCGACCGGGGGACGCCGCGCGACCGACGCGGTTCGCGGAAGCGGGACCGACCGAGGTGTAGGTGACCGCCTCCGACGGTCGGTTCGAGCGGTCCGAACGTCGCCGGTCGCCGCCACCGACGCGTTCGTCGCCCTCGTCGCCGTCCTGTTCACGCTGATCTACATCCCTCGGTTGCCGCTGTTCGCTCAGGTGACCGTCCGATACCTCCTGCCGGTGTACGTCCTCACCGTCTACGCGCTGGCCCGCCAGCCGTGGATGCGTCGGGTTCTGGCCGAGCACGGCCGCGCGGCACTGTGGAGCTACCTCGGCGGCGTCCTCCTGGGCGCGCAACTGGTCTTCGTCGCCGTCACGGTCGGCTCGTTCGGGCGCGGCGGCGCCTTCCAGCTCCACGCCGTCGTCGGCCTCGTCGTCGGCGTCGCCTTCGCCGTCTCGGTGCTCGGGAGCGCCCTCGACGAGCGGGTCGACTCGCTGACGGCCGTCACCGGTGGGCTCGCCGCGGCACTGGGGACCGATCTGGCGCTGCTCTCGGCGTTCGTCTACTTCCGGTACGGCCCTCACGTCTTGCCGGTCGCCGACTGGCTGACCGACCTGCTGGCGTCGGCGTAGCTAGTCAGGCTTTTTGCTCCCCGTGGTCATTCCCCGGGCATGAACCGCCTCAAGCAGTCGCTGCTCGACGCCCCGATCATCGAGAAAGAGGGGTATCACTACTTCGTCCACCCGATCAGCGACGGCGTGCCGATGCTTCGGCCCGAGCTGCTCCGGGAGATCGTCATCAAGATCATCCGCAAGGCCGAACTGGAGAACGTCGACAAGATCGTCACCCCCGCCGCGATGGGTATCCACATCTCCACCGCCGTCTCGCTGATGACCGACATCCCCATCGTCGTCGTCCGCAAGCGCCAGTACGGCCTCGACGGCGAGGTCGCGCTCTCGCAGGTCACCGGCTACTCCGAGTCGGAGATGTACGTCAACGACGTCTACGAGGGCGACCGCGTCCTCCTGCTGGACGACGTGCTCTCGACGGGCGGCACCCTCTCCGGGCTCACCGGCGCCCTCGAAGACATCGGCGCCGACATCGTCGACATCGTCTGCGTCATCAAGAAAGACGACGGCCCCAACAAGCTCGCCGACGCCGGCTACGACGCCAAAACGCTCATCAACGTCGTCGTCGAAGACGGCGAGGTCGTCATCACCGACGACCAGGGCGACGACTGACGCGGCGCTCGATTCCTGCTACACCGCTCCGACCGCGACCGCACCGAAGTACAGCCCCGCGAGCACCAGCGCCGCACCGACGCCCCGCACGAGCCGTCGGATCCCGCTGTTCGACTCGCCGTCGGTCCCGTACTCGCCGCCGCGGTCGCCCGGAACCCGCCCGACAGTGTGCGCGCGGACGACGACCTCGGGCGCCGCGATCAGAACCGCACCGAGACCGACGCCGAGGACCCCGGCCAGCAGCGTTCGGTAGTCCATCTCAGCTCCGCAGCTTCTCGATGCGCTTCTCCATCGGCGGGTGGGTCGCGAACAGCCGCGCGAGGCCGCGCTCCTCGCCGAAGATGCACAGCGCGTTGACCTGCTCGTCGACCGCCGACTCGCTGGCGCGCTCGTTGCCCCGGCTGATCTTCTCCAGCGCACGCGCGAGCGGCTCGCCCGAGCCGATGGCGCCCGCGGCGTCGCTGTCGGCGACGTACTCGCGGTACCGCGAGATGGCCATCACGAACAGCATGACGAGCATCTGGACGACCTGGCCGACGACGATGGCCAGGAAGAAGTCGGCGATCTCGTTGTCGCCGGTCAGCAGGACGACCCACTGGGCGACGATAGCGACGATGGAGGCGATCCCCTGTCCGAGCACCATCATCACCACGTCACGGTTCGCGATGTGGGCCAGTTCGTGTGCGAGCACGCCCTCGACCTCGTCGGCGTCGAGCGTCGCGAGCAGTTCCCGCGAGACCACGACCGTCCCGGCGCCCTTCCGCCCGACCGCGAAGGCGTTGGGCACGCCCATCCGGGCGATCATGAGCCGGGGCTTGTCGATGCCCATCTCCTCGGAGAGTGCCTCGACCTGCCGATGGATCTCCGCGTACTGCTCCTCGGGCATGTCTTCGGCCCCGACGCTCCGGATCGCGGCCCACTTGCCGATCTTGTACTGGACCCCCACGAACAGGACGCTCCCGACCAGGACCAGCCACAGCGGGACCGAGAACGCGCCCATCGCCACGACCGCGGCGACGGCGTAGAACGCGAACAGGATCGATCCAACGACCGCCATCCGCGCGGTGAGACTCGGGTGACGCATACGTGACGTGTTCCCGTCCCGACGCCTCAAGAACCCTCCGCTTGTCGTCGGTCGACTGCGAAGTCGACGCTCGCGGACGTACTCTATCACTGACGGGTGTCTCAGGAGATTCTCCGGGTCACGATAGCAAGCACACGCGAAGCGGTGCTCGCCGTGTCGTTCGCGGCAAAACCATAGCGGGAGGTAGATTTGAACTACGTCCAGACGTGCTCGCTCACTTCGTTCGCTGCGCACGACTCGCCTACTTCAAATCTCTTCGACTCTGGTTGCCGCTCATGCTGGCTCGCACACGCTTCGCGGTGCTCGCCGTGTCGTTCGCGGCAAAACCATAGCGGGAGGTAGATTTGAACCGGAGGCAGACGGTCGCCTCACTGCGTTCGACGCTGCGACTGCCAGGGTTCAAATCTACTCGAGTATTTCGAGGAAACAGGCTCACTCGTCGCTACGCTCCTCGTTCGCGTTGGTTCCTCGAAAATAGCGGGAGGTAGATTTGAACTACCGATCTGCGGGTTATGAGCCCGCCGGAATCTCCTGGCTATCCCATCCCGCTACCAGTTTGTACCGGCGACCACCCATTAAGGGTTGTGATTCGTTCGCCGTCCGTGAATTAGTCCCGCGGTCAGGTCTCGTGGACCTGCCAGGTGAACAGGCTCTCGAAGACGTAGTTGACGAACATCGCGACGCCGATCGCGAGCGGGCTCGCGAGCAGGAACCACAGGTCCGTCTCGAAGACGACGACGGTCACGTCCAGCCGCTGGGTCAGGTACCAGTAGATGCCGAACTGGATGAGCGACCCGCCCGAGCGGACCAGGTGTGATTTGCCCAGCCGATGCAGGAACGCCCTCGACCCGGGTTCCCCCTCGTCGGCGAACGTCCAGTGCTCGTTCACCGCGAACATCACCAGGATGGCGGTCTCGATCCCGATCGCCTTTGCGACCAGTTCCGGAACGCCGAACCCCAGACCGAGCAGCGCGAGCATCGCGTTGTCGGCGACCGCACCGACCGCGCCGACGGAGACGAACTTGCCGAACCGCACGCCCGAGAGCAGCGCGTCGATCCGGGAGTCGTCGCTCCCCTCCAGGCTCGTCTCGCCCGTTCCGTCGACGTTCCCGTCAGTCATGCTTGTCCACCAGCGCGGTCGGGTCCTCGCGAGTCGCGGCGATGGCGTTGTGGACGCGGCTGTCCCGGATCTGTTTCGCGCGGTGGCGCGAAGAGAGCAGCGCGCGGGCGAGTCGAACGGACGTTCGGACCGGCGAGACGGTCGAACCGGGCTTGTCCTCCCAGGTGATCGGCACCTCGGCGACGTCCAGCTCCAGCGCGCCGGCCATCGCGACCAGCTCTACGTCCCAGGCGAAGCCCGGCTCGTAGAGGTGCTGGCGGACGGCCTCCCACGACTCGGCGGTGATGGCCTTCGCACCGCACTGGTAGTCGTACAGATCGGCGTCTAACATCCGGCGGGCCAGCCAGGCGAAGCCGTCGCCGAGGAACCGGCGGGCGAACGTCTGGTGGCTGGTGATCGTCGAGTCGGGGTGGCGGCGGGAACCGACGGCCACGTCGGCGCCCCCGTCGGTGACGGCCGCGAGCACGCGGGCGAACTCGGCGGGGCCGGTGGAGCCGTCGGCGTCGACGAACCCGAGCACGTCGGTGTCGAGCGCCTCGTACCCGGCGGTGACGGCGGCGCCCTTGCCGCGACGGTACGGCGAGCGGTGGACGGTCGCCGGCAGGTCCGAGAGGGCGGCCGCGACCCGGTCGTCCGCGTCGTCCAGTTCGATCCGGATCGCGTCGGGAGCGAGCCGCTCGTCGAGGGCGCGGACGTACCCGGTGAGTCGGTCCACGTCGGGGCGGAAGGCGGGGACCACGAGACCGACGGACGCGCTCATCGTCTGCAGTGACCACCGGGGCGAGTAAAAACCGTTCGGAACGAGCGACATCTTGGCGACCGCGGTCGCAGTCGAGCGTTCGTCGGCCGCGGTCACCGATCCCGACGACCGCTACCGGGAGCCGTTCCCCGGAACCCCAGGTGGTCCACAAGAAGTATAGGCTCCGGAGACGGGCACTCTGATAATGGAGTACGGTCTGGTCCTCTGGTGGCTCGTGGCCTACCTCGCCTTGCTTGCCGTGGGGATGCCGCTCGCGGCCGCCCTGTTTCCCCGCCTCGCCGACCGCGGGGCGGGCGTCGCGCTCCCGACGGCCCTGGCCGTCCTCTGGGTCGTCGCCTACCTCCTCGGACACGTCTCGCTGACCGCCGGCTTGCTCGTCGGCCTCGCCGCGCTCGCGGCCGCCGCCGGCGCCGCGTTCTACCGCGCCAGCGGGACGGAGGGAACCCCCCTGTTCGACCGCCGTCGCTACGCGGAGGCCGCCGCCGTGTTCACCGTCGCGTTCCTGTTCATGATCGCCATCCGCGCGGTCGACGCGGGCGTCCACCCGTTCCTCGGCGAGAAGTTCCTCGACTTCGGCATGCTGCAGTCGCTGTTGCGCGCCGACCAACTCCCGCCGGAGGACATGTGGTTCGCCGGTCGCCCGGTCCAGTACTACTACGGCGGCCACCTGATAACCGCCCTGCTGACGAAGATCACCGGCACCGAGGCCCGCTTCGCTTACAACCTCGCCCTCGCCGGGTTCTACGGCATGCTCGTCACCGCCGCCTACGGACTCGCCGGGTCTATCGGGGCGAGCCGCGGCGTCTCGCGGGTCCGCGCGGGTGGGTTCGCCGCCTTCTTCGTCGGGTTCGCGAGCAACGTTTCGACGCCGGTCTATTTCGTCGCTTGGCTGCTCCCCGACGGGATCGCCTCCTTTTTCGCCGGGTTGTTCGGGACGGGGTTGGGACGGGTCGGCGCCGACGGACTGACGGCGTTTCGCTACTGGGACGCCAGCCGCGTCATCGAGGGGACGATCAACGAGTTCCCGCTGTTCGCCTGGCTCAACGGCGACATGCACGCCCACATGATGTCGACGCCGTTCGTCCTGCTCACCGCGGCGCTGCTCTTTAGCTACTACCGCACCCCCGAGACCGACCTGACCCGACGGCGACTGCTCGTGCTCGCCGTCGTGCCGCCGCTCGCCGGGATGCTCGCCGTCGTCAACACGTGGTCGTTCCCGACCGCCGGCGGCCTGACCTTCCTCGCGCTCGCGCTCTCGCCCGCCGACCCGGTGACGCTGTTGCCCGCGTCGGTCGCCGAGCGCGTCCCTCGACGGGAGAACTGGCAGCGCGAACTCGCCCGTCACGGCGTCGCGCTCGGCGGTGCGGTCGCCGTCGTCGCTCTCGGGCTCGTCTGGTCGCTCCCGTTCTGGCTCGGCACCGCCAGCGGTCGCTCGATCGCCTTCTTCCCCGACCGGAGCTCGCTCGGCGGGCTCCTGTTCGCTCACGGGGCGTTCGTGCTGCTGTTCGCGATTCACCTGGCCCGACACTCCTTCGGGGAGGTCGACCCCCAACACGTCGCCGAAGCGGTCGTCATGGTCGGGATCGCCGTGGGCGTCGCCTGGCTCGGGGGCTCGGCGGCCGCGGTCGGGATCTTCGGCCCGATGATCGTCGTCGCCTGGGTCCTCCTGCGAACGCAGGCCGACGTGGTCCACCGGGCGACCGCACGGGCCGCCGGCACCGCTCGCAAGATGGCCACCGACGGCGGGACTGCGACTGGCGCCGCCACCGGTGAGACGCCGCCCGAAACCGCTTCCGGAACCGACCGCGGCCTCACCGAACGGCTCCGCGACGTGGTCGGCTTCGAGACGCTTCTGATCGT
This DNA window, taken from Halosimplex litoreum, encodes the following:
- a CDS encoding monovalent cation/H+ antiporter subunit E, whose protein sequence is MTGAGFLVPVSESPTLRSTVAHALQEALDRIDDGAESAAVHFVYPVSDRSSVGDGSPETEQARDLLEKVAVWAEEDLGEESDAVTVETGLVGTREYLFSPGDYAEVLTRYAREFDLDCAVFDPEFNPLGTTPLLPPLQSEVRRAGLDVTEAPVQRQRRSPLLVRRGTVAQFLALFGVSYLFYLLLAGSLATFELVTGAITAGIVAVALWGVSLTAPVEPVRSVKRLVRFALYVPYLLWEIVVANVKIAYVVLHPDLPIDPKLVEFDAAVSSSLPVTTLANSITLTPGTLTVDVSRRHFTVHTLTRDSRADLFDGSLERAVRFVFYGLAAARIPSPSERTTEEGEES
- a CDS encoding type IV pilin, with protein sequence MNLKRLLNDDDAVSPVIGVILMVAITVILAAVIATFVLGLGDQVSNTSPQASFSFEWEVDTNDYGNLTVTHDGGETIQAQNLYLRGSEGSNAAPTADLDSLGETWDNDAYSDDVGPTSEVQAGMSIRLDGIGSDGEVSLVWQSTTGDSSTTLKTWTGPDA
- a CDS encoding DUF7344 domain-containing protein — translated: MSNETRRFPTGADGDVELSKGEIFDVLQNQRRRYVLEYLKRYDEPVGLSDLATQVAAWEYQTPVEEVTNDQKKRVYTTLQQTHLSKMEEAGIVEYDTEDNTVARTPYTEELTVYLEIVPGSEFPWREFYLSLGSISCAIVAALWTGLFPLTLLTPLEWATVIAATFTVSAAYHTYSGADMQLGDDEYVPDEFEQ
- a CDS encoding type IV pilin is translated as MKLKQLLDDDDAVSPVIGVILMVAITVILAAVIASFVLGLGNQAQQGAPTATIGFDYEQIDENSGGSNWGVLSVTHDGGDSVSSNELYVRGSGFNSSGANYDSGAPFEGSAAVGAELENYVADNGGGQINHVESGPWNGTASGDDSAVVSGDRANVYVSSDYEISVVYQAQEGDTSSTLNEQDGPDA
- the hpt gene encoding hypoxanthine/guanine phosphoribosyltransferase, whose translation is MNRLKQSLLDAPIIEKEGYHYFVHPISDGVPMLRPELLREIVIKIIRKAELENVDKIVTPAAMGIHISTAVSLMTDIPIVVVRKRQYGLDGEVALSQVTGYSESEMYVNDVYEGDRVLLLDDVLSTGGTLSGLTGALEDIGADIVDIVCVIKKDDGPNKLADAGYDAKTLINVVVEDGEVVITDDQGDD
- a CDS encoding M48 family metallopeptidase, whose protein sequence is MRHPSLTARMAVVGSILFAFYAVAAVVAMGAFSVPLWLVLVGSVLFVGVQYKIGKWAAIRSVGAEDMPEEQYAEIHRQVEALSEEMGIDKPRLMIARMGVPNAFAVGRKGAGTVVVSRELLATLDADEVEGVLAHELAHIANRDVVMMVLGQGIASIVAIVAQWVVLLTGDNEIADFFLAIVVGQVVQMLVMLFVMAISRYREYVADSDAAGAIGSGEPLARALEKISRGNERASESAVDEQVNALCIFGEERGLARLFATHPPMEKRIEKLRS
- a CDS encoding GtrA family protein gives rise to the protein MTDGNVDGTGETSLEGSDDSRIDALLSGVRFGKFVSVGAVGAVADNAMLALLGLGFGVPELVAKAIGIETAILVMFAVNEHWTFADEGEPGSRAFLHRLGKSHLVRSGGSLIQFGIYWYLTQRLDVTVVVFETDLWFLLASPLAIGVAMFVNYVFESLFTWQVHET
- a CDS encoding glycosyltransferase — protein: MSASVGLVVPAFRPDVDRLTGYVRALDERLAPDAIRIELDDADDRVAAALSDLPATVHRSPYRRGKGAAVTAGYEALDTDVLGFVDADGSTGPAEFARVLAAVTDGGADVAVGSRRHPDSTITSHQTFARRFLGDGFAWLARRMLDADLYDYQCGAKAITAESWEAVRQHLYEPGFAWDVELVAMAGALELDVAEVPITWEDKPGSTVSPVRTSVRLARALLSSRHRAKQIRDSRVHNAIAATREDPTALVDKHD
- a CDS encoding DUF2298 domain-containing protein, with amino-acid sequence MEYGLVLWWLVAYLALLAVGMPLAAALFPRLADRGAGVALPTALAVLWVVAYLLGHVSLTAGLLVGLAALAAAAGAAFYRASGTEGTPLFDRRRYAEAAAVFTVAFLFMIAIRAVDAGVHPFLGEKFLDFGMLQSLLRADQLPPEDMWFAGRPVQYYYGGHLITALLTKITGTEARFAYNLALAGFYGMLVTAAYGLAGSIGASRGVSRVRAGGFAAFFVGFASNVSTPVYFVAWLLPDGIASFFAGLFGTGLGRVGADGLTAFRYWDASRVIEGTINEFPLFAWLNGDMHAHMMSTPFVLLTAALLFSYYRTPETDLTRRRLLVLAVVPPLAGMLAVVNTWSFPTAGGLTFLALALSPADPVTLLPASVAERVPRRENWQRELARHGVALGGAVAVVALGLVWSLPFWLGTASGRSIAFFPDRSSLGGLLFAHGAFVLLFAIHLARHSFGEVDPQHVAEAVVMVGIAVGVAWLGGSAAAVGIFGPMIVVAWVLLRTQADVVHRATARAAGTARKMATDGGTATGAATGETPPETASGTDRGLTERLRDVVGFETLLIVAGAGIVVLVEFVYVQEQAGPGRMNTVFKTYADVWILWAVAAGAILAHLVENHSPGLALSGERWASVFRALAVVLIVSTSLYGALALGGHFAGDGYFSRYNHPDDPTLDGFTYINETHPEEYAAIQWFEDLEGQPNIASAPGQDMYRWTNPVSSLTGVPTLAGWAHEVGYRGGESYRARVDDVNTIYTGSPEQRAYYLDVYEVEYVYVGSNERSAYTNGDLAVFDSMAGVTVEKQWDGAAVYRVDQSALEYTGKSD